Genomic window (Corticium candelabrum chromosome 3, ooCorCand1.1, whole genome shotgun sequence):
AAATACGATGtcctgtctgttgtctgtggttgtaTAACAATTCCTCGGCTCCGTGCAGTGGTGGATATGCAACCCACGGGaacaatcagaccagacgGACGAGATCGATTCGTGAGACCATACCGACTTGCCATCAGTCTTACAGGTCAGCTAATGGTATCCACTGTCATCTATCAGAGCTCCACAATTGCATGCCGTTGTTCGGCTGGAGAAGGCTATGGGCAAACCCAAACGAAGGAAGGACGCCAAGCGAAATTCGCAAGAATTGAGTGCGAACACTTCCGATGTAGGGATAGCGTTAATTAAGCCAAGCCCCAGCGTCCTTACTTGTTGTTGAGCGTATGCGGGCTGCATCTCTGGCAGTGGGGGCATTTTCAAGTAGATACTGAGCATTGGAAGAAGCAGTGACAGAAGATAGCCTTTGTTGAACTTTCCCAGCACATGGCAGGTAGTCAGAGATATGTTTTCCTAGAGGGACAGACCTTGCTATGGCCTCACTGATTGGAGAGGTTGAAGAGCTTAAGAGACTGTCGATTATAGATTGTAAAACAGGGAATCGGAATGGCAGCTCTGTAAAAGCGTTGgcccaggatgcaacaaaAGCTGGTTGTCTCATTGACAGCAAAGGAATCATTCCGAAATTGCCCATTCTGATGGGTAAAGAAGCCTAATGCCAAATCTTTTCATCAACCATGTCATAGCCTAAGAGGTAAGAAAAGGTTTCTTTTGTCCTAGAGTCATGGATTGTAGAAGCATGAACTAGCAAATCAGGATGGACTATCCAGGCCAAATGGTTAAGGTTGGAGACATAACAGCATCGCAATAGCAGCATTGCACTCTGAACATCATCCAATTTGGTAAGCTGATCGCACAGTGAGAGCTTTGACTGGGCTATGGTGGCACAAGAGTACGTAATGAATGACATCGAACGAATTGGAGAACCAAGGAAGAGTGCACCCTCACAAGACACAGGAATTTCTTCAAATCCTTCAACAGCAGTCGAGGATGATGGAGAGAATATCTCGCACTTTTTGTCTGCTATGATCAGATTGATGGGTGAGAAGGTCTCCTTCAAGTCATGAAATGCAGCCAAAACAGATTTCGCCCCTTCCTGCAAAAATACATCATCCAGGTAGGCCAGTACACATACTTGAGAGTGAGATTTCTGAATCTTAGTTAAGACTGGATGAATGGCTATGGCAAAAAGAACAGGACTCAGAGGGTCTCCTTGATGAACTCCCTCCTCAGATGGAATTATTACCATAGAGGAACCCTGCATGAAGACAAGGGAGCTgggtttgccatacatttgaaTCACATGGTTGTACAAGTCAGGAAAGGTAAGAGAAACTTGTTCCATGATCTGGTCTCTGCTGATAGAATTGAACGCGTTCTTAACATTCGACTTCAAAACTATCCAGTTGGGATTAGATTCCAAAGTGAGACTTATATGATGCGCTATCAACTCTGTACCACATTTCGTAGACACACCATGCTGAATGGGACATAAAACTTCAGGAAACTCTTCCTTTTTTGTGAACAAATAGTCCTGGCTGTAAGTCGGCGAATAGATTCCCCGATGGCAATGGGTCTCACATCACCATTTGGCTTGGGCAGAGCGATCAGTCttgaagaagaagagaggGTGGCAGCCACATTGGGCAATATTCCCTTAGCAAATGCTGAACAAGCAGAGAAAAGACCATCCGCAGTATCCTCATTTTTCAGTAGGATTTCAAAATGCTCAAAACGGCAACCACTAGGACCAGCACCAGATCCACGTGGAGCTTGCCTGATCGAATTGAAAAGTAACGACCTAGACAAGGTGGTCGACTCACAACTAACATTGGGTGAAGGGGAAAGTGCTGAAGATCTGGGAGGGTGTTTGGAGATCAACTTCCTTGCCGTATTCTCAGTGGACGGAGCCAGACCATTACTGGTTAGAATTCTAGACACATGACAACTCTCCGCATCTCACTAGCCTCAGAGCAGCCGTTTGTCTTGCATTATCCCCAGTAGAGGGTGACTTCCCGGGAGGAGAGGCTCGCAGGCAAATAATGTCCAACCAATTCCAGCTGAGAAACTGGTGGTAAGCAGCCTTACATCACGTAAACCATGTTTTCCTTCCCTTGCCAGAAGAGTGAGGGGCATGCGAGGCAGTAGAAACAGGAGTTTCCATGCTAACTCATCAGAAGGATCATCACGAATCTATTCAAGTGCTACAACACAGCAATTTTGGAAACATGCTTTGACTGTAGGATGGATAGTTTGGACAACTCTGGGAGGTGCAGCTTTCAAAATGTCTTCTGCTGtaagatcccggatgtactATGCAGTAGTTTTGAGTCCagattcatctgtctgtctgtctgtctgtctgtctgtctgtctgtctgtctgtcaaagagcatttattgaaaacatcaagctaatacagaaaaggctacatataacactaagagttcaagataaacgGTAGTGGTTGTAGAAGAAAAACTGTAAcgaacagccatctgatgtttgtagctatcatctacagagtcattactacaaagtattctgtcaatctttttagTTAAAACACTACCATTGCAACGTGTAATGTTATTGACAATATTCTCCGCTAGTGCGTTTTAAATTCAATCGAATTTagctttccatcttcatcacATGATCTTAGTGAGATCTGGTGAAGAAACTTCTCTCCGCTATTCTCTCAACGTCCAAAGTGTTTGAAAACCAAGGGAATCAAGCAAGGAGAACCTCACCAGTGTGCCTTTCTTTGTTGTACTTCtctattttcttttcttccCTTTTTGAAGCTGCTGATCCATCCGTTGTGGTTGCATGTGAAATTACTTCTGAGCTCCACGGGTGAGCCAGAGAGACGTCAAGTTCAACGTTGAAGTCAGTTGCATTATGGACAGCTATGTCAGGTCTAGATTGAGAGCTGCTGTAACAGTCTCTTGGCTCAATAGTGTCAGGAAATGACATACATTTCAAACATTTGGACCAATCAGAGACCATTGAGTTGTGTGACCAaactggtctgtctgtctctcagtttgtctgtctgtctgtctgtctgtctatctgtctgtccatttgtttgtctgtttgtctgtctgactatccgtttgtatgtctgtctgttagtctgtccatcatttggtttgtttgtctgtcatttccTTTGACTgtatgtcagtcagtcagttttcTTTCCTGTTTATCTGCTCATCACTTGTACATTCCACTACATATTATTCATTTCTATAGACTCCAGTTACCAATGACGAAGCAGGTTTTACTCGTCAAGACACCAAACCGCAAGCTCCATTATTCAAGTCCCATTCTGCGTCCGAACTCGACGATGTGGAACTAGAGATGACCTACAGGCCAAGATGGAGCACATCCGGCCCTTACTCCACACAATACGCAACACCAAAGGAGCGAATGGAGCGAGTACATCGCGACTCGGCTTCTCTCCAAGTTCAAATTGACGAGACAGAGCAGCGACTTCAGGCCGAACGAGAGACACTGAGAATCCTGAGACAGCAACAGTTGGGCGTCGACATTCAGTCGGTCGATGACAAGTTGAGTGAGAGCATGAAGTTGGTGACGTACGATGAGGGAGACTCGCCACAGGAGACGGAAGTTCGGTATCAGACGGACTCCGGTTCGTCGTGGGTCGTTGTGAACAGGAGGACGGCGCAGGGAAGGAGCAGCCCGGCTACAGATCAGATGCAGTTGGATGCTCATGGAAAGGTCCCACGAAAAACAGTCCTGGAAGTGTTTTACTGTTCAAAGGTAAGACATGTATGAAGGTATTTGCATGAGGGTTGTGCAGGTAAAGAGTCTCTAACATTTGAGTGGTAAAAGGACGTTGCCAGTATCATGTATTTGATGTCATACACAAGTCATCATATCTGGTTGATGTCACATTAAACTTTGATGTTTACTATGCTTAGCATTTTAAATCTGACATCAGAAATCTAATGTGAAATTTGACGTCATACGACATCATAAATTTTGACGTCATATCTGACGTCATCTAACATAAATTTTGACGTCCTATATCTGACGTCATCTAACATTTTTGACATCATATATCTGACATCATAAATCTTATGTCATATTTTGACGTCATAATTTGTTGTCATAAAAGTCAATTTTATAAATTAACCCAACACCCTTGGCCAATACTCTTGGATCATAAACAGTGCAATGTGTGATGTAAGTTTAGGTTTatgattgtgtgtgaatgtttgtgtttcaGGATAACGTAACTAGGATTCAGCCAGCTGCTATTGCTGGTCCTTTGCGAGACGAAGATGTCAACATCTTTGAACGATCCGTACAAGATCCGAGCTTCGACTTGGAGTCACTCAGCGAAGCGAATCTCATGGACATGGAGCAGCCGATGGGACGGAGACCGGAGACAGTGGGGCAAGAGCAGCAATACGGAAAGAGAGAGGGATTTGAAGATTCAGAGGACTCGATGAAAGAATGTCAGTCAATGTCATGGTTTTGTTGCTATCATTATTAGATTATGATTATATTCTTATTatcatcattattattattattattgttcaTATTCTTAGTATGGATTTATAACAATCTATTACACATTTTAAAGTTGAGATaactttaatatcaattattagtTTAGTGTGattgtcacgtgattagtAACTCGCAGCTGTTTGCAATTGAATCAAATTTGTATGTGTAACATCCGGGAATCTGTTAACGCGCGTGTAAAGAATGAGCATGCTCTGCGCGCGTTAGACAATTACCTCAGTATGGATAATTTCTACAGCAAGTTGAAATCAATATCTCCACCCagtaatgacgtcatatgaGTACTTATAAAGCTAGTCAGTCTGATTCAGTCTATATCTTTGTCCACAGTGTCTGCACGGCCTTGCATAGTCCAACGTCGTACACATTGACGTAGCACAAACCGGCAAACGTCAGCAGAGATGTACCGAGCCACAACATCTGAATGATCTTCCTGGCGGTTTCCGGAGCGGATCCGGTCTTGACAAAGATCCGCATCACCTCTGGGACATAATCATGAATAACCTGATTGATACCCCTGTAACACACGCCACCATcaatatgtctgtcagtcagttggtcCATGTGTCTAtcaatcagtctgtctgtctctctgtctgtctgtctatcaggctgtctgtctgtctgtttgtttgtctgtctgtctatctgtttgtttgtatgtgattgtctctttgtctgtctgtctgtctgtctgtctgtctatcagtctgtctgtttatctgtttgtgtgtctgtctctttgtctgtctgtctgtctgtctatcagtctgtctgtctgtctatctgtttgtttgtctatctctttgtctgtctgtctatctctttgtctgcctgtctgtctatcagtctgtctgtctatctgtttgtttgcctgtctgtctatcagtctgtctgtctgtctgtctatcagtctttctatctatcagtctgtctgtctatctatttgtttgtctgtctctttgtctgtctgtctgtctgtctatcagtctgtctatctatcagtctgtctgtctatctgtttgtttgtctgtcccttTGTCTCTTGATCTCATTACATGGCTCCTCACCAGTATGTGTGTAAAGGCAGCAGCACTGCCAAACCCCAATCGCTCACTGCATTCGGACCAACAGCGAACGCTGCTCCAATGAGACCCAGCTGCGTGACCGTCACGATTCTCTCCTGAGTCCAATGTCCAACAGCGCTCTTCTCGACAGCACTACTCGCTACAGACATCACCTTtcattaaaataattaaacaatacttccggtcacgtgatcaaaCCATTACCGGTCGCTCTGCGCGAAACGCGCTGCTGTTGTATACAAGCCAATGCTAAATTGGGTATACCACATTGGATAATCACTGTATCTACCAACAATTTAAGCGAAATGTTTCACTAAACCTGCAGGACGTCGAACGGCCGATCTAAACGACGAAAACCGACACATGGCGCTTGTGCGAGCAAAACCtgtaatacacacaacaactgaCGACAAAACGAATCGAAACCACAAACGACTCTCACAGAAACTGCGCGGGCGTAGCAAAGTCGCCATTTTAACagcacgcatgcgcactaaATAGCaacactgcgcatgcgcactgaCATGGCTTTAGTCAGGTATGTTGACGCTTGTCTCTTCTCTCTTGCCTAATGACGGTTAGTAGGTTTTTGTTTGGTGCGTACTTAGATGTGTCAGACCGCTGCTGTTTTACCGTCCGCCTCTGCAATGCTGCGGCGCTCTCATTTCGAGGTGATGCCtcgtgcgcatgcgcagaatttttgttgtgtttgtgaatgAAAGGTTGTGTTTAGAGCGACGTTAGGTACAGGAGTTGATGCGAAACCGCTGATTGAGAGGAACGTTCGTCTAGGACGTCCGCTGTCGCCACACGTCGGAATCTATaagtgtgtgcgcatgcgtgataCTTGGATATGATTGTGTGACAGCAacttctgtttttgtgttgtatggtcaactgtttgtctgtttgtttgtt
Coding sequences:
- the LOC134177237 gene encoding succinate dehydrogenase [ubiquinone] cytochrome b small subunit B, mitochondrial-like; amino-acid sequence: MATLLRPRSFCFARTSAMCRFSSFRSAVRRPAALACIQQQRVSRRATASSAVEKSAVGHWTQERIVTVTQLGLIGAAFAVGPNAVSDWGLAVLLPLHTYWGINQVIHDYVPEVMRIFVKTGSAPETARKIIQMLWLGTSLLTFAGLCYVNVYDVGLCKAVQTLWTKI